Within Saccharomycodes ludwigii strain NBRC 1722 chromosome IV, whole genome shotgun sequence, the genomic segment AAATAGTCATAAAGGTTTGCGAAAATATGAGAATAATTTTTAGTAATCCAATGAAGCAAAGTTAATATTGggaataataaagtttttattagtttcaatattattttaaacatttttttttagaaatatatGTTTAAATACACCTTTGGTAGGTTGAAGTGATACAATGTATGCAACTCTTACTGTGGgttaattattaaattgtttttttttgtatttcttctttagaAGAACATAAGACTCTAATTAAGAACACTTAAcgtaataatattcttttattcATCATGGGGTTGCTATAAATAGGTaagtaaataattaaatgaaTAGCGACATAGATATATAAGAGCTTCGTTTAagtcaaaaattaaaagtaataaaaaaaaaaaaaaaaaaaaaaaaggaaaaaggaaaaataattgcATTAGTATCATGCGTTATTTTGAACGTATGAAGaagatatatatagaaaTGCATGTAGAGTACacaaaatactaataataaatcaaatcCACAGATTAGCAGAATAAAGAAGATGAcctctttctttctttcttttttttttttctttttaactTTCATTGCTCGATACATCCATTTCCATCAcgtttctttcttttccccTTAACTTAAACTTTGGTACATCCTGATGAATAATCATTGGCACTTTCCATgtcatctttatttttatatttactactagtaaaaatatcagtaatattattgtctTTATCATACCTTTCAGAGGgatttctcttttctttaatacttttatttttgtttgacATGGTGTgtttggtattattatgacTATAATCTCTGAAATATAATCCcactaaaataaaacagaccaataacaacaacgcAAACGCGGTCCAGTTCATAGCTTGTGCCTTATTACCTGActcaattaataaaatgttcATCGTGGCATCATTAACAACATTGACCATGGTCTTTACACCTATTGCAATTAAAATAGCATTAAAGCCTTGTAAAACGGTTGATAATGTTGCAATGCCAATAGTGACTAGattaattgttttcttGAAGGGCAACAGGTTATATGGCACTGTCACATAAACAATGAAACAAAACGTAAATAAACTACAAACAATTGTGGCAATTAAAACACCAGGgtgaataatttttaattgttctAAAGCAATTTGAAAGATATTTAAATTGCTGGTGTTCTCCGTATtgtcattattactactactactactactactgccGAATGTCAATATCTTAATTTCCAAATCGTTATAGAGCGTCATATTAGTTGTTGACTTAAATCTATTAAAGCATACGGAATTACCAGTATAATTTTGAGA encodes:
- the FIG1 gene encoding Fig1p (similar to Saccharomyces cerevisiae YBR040W | FIG1 | Factor-Induced Gene), which translates into the protein MISVSLIWFGVKKMPRVLSLVLNLIAIFLLCFLLVGCSNNNQTSTFLLKYKFNQDSPMYKIVSNSFNDTRTSTTNNSTKVSLKGLEDIEIKTGLLGICVTNLPESFSQNYTGNSVCFNRFKSTTNMTLYNDLEIKILTFGSSSSSSSNNDNTENTSNLNIFQIALEQLKIIHPGVLIATIVCSLFTFCFIVYVTVPYNLLPFKKTINLVTIGIATLSTVLQGFNAILIAIGVKTMVNVVNDATMNILLIESGNKAQAMNWTAFALLLLVCFILVGLYFRDYSHNNTKHTMSNKNKSIKEKRNPSERYDKDNNITDIFTSSKYKNKDDMESANDYSSGCTKV